A portion of the Trueperaceae bacterium genome contains these proteins:
- a CDS encoding acyl-CoA carboxylase subunit beta, whose translation MPLESRREAPFHPNRQAWGALAARLVAERAAIWEGGGAAAVERQHGKGRLTARERVAALLDGGAPFDELMTFAGEGMYEAEGGAAAGGVVTGIGRVAGQPWMIVANDATVKAGAFFPITAKKVIRAQTIAFENRIPTIYLVDSAGVYLPMQDEIFPDQDDFGRVFYLNARMSAMGIPQLAAIMGNCVAGGAYLPVMCDTLVMTEGSGLYLAGPALVRAAIGQVATSEELGGAAMHAELSGTVDFKEPDDEHAISRLRRLAATYSERPRAAWARSRREVVEPGAAPDDLHGILPTDGGTQPYDVRHVLARLLDGSELDEYKRDYGQTLVTGWGRLGGYPVGVVANQKVVVKRGGRLQVGGVIYADAADKAARFVLDCNQAGVPILFLHDVNGFMVGRESEEEGIIRRGAKLVSAVSNSVVPRITVILGGSYGAGHYAMSGKAYAPRFIFALPSARFSVMGGHQAAKTILDIQAATLERRGEKVDDEALAQLHASIAADYDAALDIRYGAARLWVDEVILPSELRARLVRALEACALDSDPGPMRLGVFQT comes from the coding sequence GTGCCGCTGGAGAGCCGGCGCGAGGCGCCCTTCCACCCGAACCGGCAGGCGTGGGGCGCCTTGGCCGCGCGCCTCGTCGCCGAGCGCGCCGCCATCTGGGAAGGGGGCGGGGCGGCGGCGGTCGAGCGTCAACACGGCAAGGGGCGGCTGACCGCACGGGAACGCGTGGCGGCGCTCCTCGACGGGGGCGCACCCTTCGACGAGCTCATGACCTTCGCGGGGGAGGGGATGTACGAGGCGGAGGGCGGCGCCGCCGCCGGCGGGGTCGTCACCGGCATCGGCCGGGTGGCCGGCCAGCCGTGGATGATCGTCGCCAACGACGCCACGGTGAAGGCGGGCGCGTTCTTCCCGATAACGGCCAAGAAGGTCATCAGGGCGCAGACGATCGCCTTCGAGAACCGGATCCCCACCATCTACCTCGTGGATTCGGCGGGCGTCTACCTCCCGATGCAGGACGAGATCTTCCCGGACCAGGACGACTTCGGGCGCGTCTTCTACCTCAACGCTCGCATGAGCGCCATGGGCATCCCGCAGTTGGCCGCCATAATGGGCAACTGCGTCGCCGGCGGCGCCTACCTTCCGGTCATGTGCGACACGCTGGTGATGACGGAGGGTTCGGGCCTCTACCTGGCCGGGCCGGCCCTCGTGCGCGCCGCCATCGGCCAGGTGGCCACCAGCGAGGAGCTGGGTGGCGCCGCCATGCACGCCGAGCTGTCGGGAACGGTCGATTTCAAGGAGCCCGACGACGAGCACGCCATCTCGCGCCTAAGGCGGCTGGCCGCCACCTACTCGGAGCGGCCGCGCGCCGCCTGGGCCAGGAGCCGCCGGGAGGTCGTCGAGCCCGGCGCCGCCCCTGACGACCTGCACGGCATCCTGCCGACGGACGGCGGCACGCAGCCGTACGACGTCCGCCACGTGTTAGCCCGGCTGCTCGACGGCTCCGAACTCGACGAGTACAAGCGCGACTACGGTCAGACGCTGGTCACGGGTTGGGGCCGGCTCGGCGGCTACCCGGTCGGTGTGGTCGCGAACCAGAAGGTCGTGGTCAAGCGCGGCGGCCGGCTCCAGGTCGGGGGCGTCATCTACGCCGACGCGGCCGACAAGGCAGCGCGCTTCGTCCTCGACTGCAACCAGGCGGGCGTGCCCATACTCTTCCTGCACGACGTGAACGGCTTCATGGTGGGCCGCGAGAGCGAGGAAGAGGGCATCATCCGGCGCGGCGCCAAGCTCGTCAGCGCCGTGAGCAACAGCGTCGTCCCCCGCATCACCGTCATACTGGGCGGCTCCTACGGCGCAGGCCATTACGCCATGAGCGGCAAGGCTTACGCGCCGCGCTTCATCTTCGCGCTCCCCAGCGCGCGCTTCAGCGTCATGGGCGGTCACCAGGCCGCGAAGACCATCCTCGACATCCAGGCCGCCACGCTCGAGCGTCGGGGGGAGAAGGTCGATGACGAGGCGCTCGCCCAGCTTCACGCCAGCATCGCGGCGGACTACGACGCCGCCCTCGACATCCGCTACGGCGCCGCCAGGCTGTGGGTCGACGAGGTGATCCTCCCGTCCGAGCTGCGCGCCAGGCTCGTGCGGGCGCTCGAAGCGTGCGCCCTCGACTCCGACCCGGGACCCATGCGGCTCGGGGTGTTCCAGACCTGA
- a CDS encoding BatA domain-containing protein, whose product MTFAVPQAFWLLALLPTVVALHFLRARRRRRDVAGLFLWRRAHAHVARKRRYSPTWLLALQLLFVAAAAVAMAGPRLARPDGGSVVLVLDASASMAARSGGGTRLDLAVAAARDRLEGRSRVALVRAGAAPRLLAPLDATRADLLAALSEVRAFDAREDLLGAVDLGRSLLPGAPVVVFTDHRAELGRAEVVVVGEAVDNLGISAFDVGVGQAFVAVVASGSRPAEAVVGLFDAGKEVARTTVLVPAGGSGSATFPLLDELGGPTGVLEARILAPGPDALDLDDRAFAGRRELAVVTDDLYAPLVRALQAAPGVALYGAADATRRVADLRVVTRALDDGDVDSLPAGDYLLFQPPARAPEYHVVRDQDRVAPLMRFVELESAVVGLDPAREGWRDLDGWQVLARAEDLTPLLRLRRTPSGSVLQFAFHPSQSDLVLRPAFPALLANWLALLGETPRLSLGDTLPGWTGPARAPGVYDLATGNRVTDAGQVAPGEGAQGEGAPGGGAPGSRGAARGATGGPAPALRSEPVALASLLSAPESSLGGPAPTQPGEGRPRAAASPAAAAAGGTAEGLAGNSLTPLALALLSLAGLALIVEWWLYAWRRGGGLVGWRS is encoded by the coding sequence ATGACCTTCGCAGTACCGCAGGCGTTTTGGCTGCTAGCCCTCCTCCCGACCGTGGTCGCCCTGCACTTCCTGCGGGCACGGCGCCGGCGGCGGGACGTGGCCGGGTTGTTCCTTTGGCGCCGGGCCCACGCCCACGTGGCGCGGAAGAGGCGCTACTCGCCCACCTGGCTGCTGGCCCTCCAGCTGTTGTTCGTGGCCGCCGCCGCCGTGGCGATGGCGGGTCCCCGCCTCGCACGGCCTGACGGCGGCTCCGTAGTGCTGGTGCTCGACGCGTCGGCCAGCATGGCCGCGCGCTCCGGTGGTGGCACGCGCCTCGACCTGGCGGTGGCGGCGGCGCGCGATCGGCTAGAGGGTCGGTCCAGGGTGGCGCTGGTCCGGGCCGGCGCGGCGCCGCGCCTGCTCGCGCCCCTCGACGCCACCCGCGCCGATCTCTTGGCCGCACTGAGCGAGGTGCGCGCGTTCGACGCCCGCGAGGACCTGCTCGGCGCCGTCGATCTCGGCCGCAGCCTCCTCCCTGGCGCGCCCGTGGTCGTGTTCACGGACCACCGGGCCGAGCTGGGCCGCGCCGAGGTGGTGGTCGTCGGTGAGGCCGTCGACAACCTCGGCATCAGCGCCTTCGACGTGGGCGTGGGTCAGGCGTTCGTGGCCGTCGTCGCCAGCGGGTCGCGGCCGGCGGAGGCCGTCGTAGGACTGTTCGACGCCGGCAAGGAGGTGGCGCGCACCACGGTCCTCGTTCCCGCCGGCGGCAGCGGTAGCGCCACCTTCCCGCTGCTCGACGAGCTCGGCGGCCCCACGGGAGTGCTCGAGGCGCGCATCTTGGCGCCGGGGCCGGACGCGCTCGACCTCGACGACCGCGCCTTCGCCGGACGCCGAGAGCTGGCGGTCGTCACCGACGACCTCTACGCCCCGCTCGTGCGGGCGTTGCAGGCGGCGCCCGGCGTGGCGCTGTACGGCGCCGCGGACGCCACCCGCCGCGTGGCCGATCTGCGCGTGGTCACGCGCGCCTTGGATGATGGCGACGTCGACTCCCTACCAGCCGGCGATTACCTCCTGTTCCAGCCGCCCGCGCGCGCTCCCGAGTACCACGTCGTGCGAGATCAGGACCGCGTGGCTCCCCTCATGCGCTTCGTCGAGCTGGAGTCCGCCGTCGTGGGCCTCGACCCGGCCCGTGAAGGGTGGCGCGACCTGGACGGTTGGCAGGTGTTGGCGCGCGCGGAAGACCTCACCCCGCTCTTGCGCCTTCGCCGCACGCCCTCCGGCTCCGTCCTGCAGTTCGCGTTCCATCCGAGCCAATCCGACCTGGTGCTGCGCCCGGCCTTCCCGGCCCTGCTGGCGAACTGGCTCGCCCTGCTGGGCGAGACGCCGCGCCTGTCGCTGGGCGACACCCTGCCCGGTTGGACCGGGCCGGCGCGCGCGCCCGGTGTCTACGACCTCGCCACCGGGAACCGAGTGACCGACGCCGGACAGGTTGCGCCGGGCGAGGGCGCGCAGGGCGAGGGCGCGCCTGGCGGCGGTGCGCCCGGGAGCCGCGGGGCCGCGCGGGGCGCCACCGGCGGCCCGGCGCCCGCGCTCCGCTCCGAGCCGGTGGCGCTGGCGTCGCTCCTCTCCGCGCCCGAGAGCAGCCTGGGCGGCCCGGCCCCCACCCAACCGGGCGAGGGCCGACCGCGGGCCGCGGCTAGCCCCGCCGCGGCCGCCGCAGGCGGTACGGCGGAGGGCCTCGCCGGCAACTCGCTCACACCGCTCGCCCTGGCCCTGCTGAGCTTGGCGGGCCTCGCCCTGATCGTCGAGTGGTGGCTGTACGCCTGGCGGCGCGGCGGCGGGTTGGTAGGCTGGCGTTCGTGA
- the rodA gene encoding rod shape-determining protein RodA, translated as MAFVTRIDFGLPFVTLLILCAGLFTLNSAAPSGEFMRQVAFLGAGAVVVGATAWAGKNRVVRLTPYLYGASLALLVLTYFMGTEVNGAKSWLYLGPLPGFQPSELAKLALILTLAVTLHERPIRRLVDYLRVALVALPPIGLVLVEPDLGSALVLVAITAGVVLVRGVPWRHLVLIVLLVGVAVPTVVLPNLKPHQVERLVSFVDPYRDPQGTGYQVIQSTIAVGSGGLLGKGYKAGTQSQLGFIPFRQTDFIFPVLAEEGGFVASVALLLLYGLLFWRMLAMAAECPFERDQLLITGVVVLVGFQVLVNIGVTLGVAPVTGITLPLVSYGGTSLVSTLTALALTWVVYRDRYAEW; from the coding sequence CTGGCGTTCGTGACGAGGATCGACTTCGGACTGCCTTTCGTCACGCTGCTGATACTCTGCGCCGGGCTCTTCACGCTCAACAGCGCCGCCCCCAGTGGCGAGTTCATGCGCCAGGTCGCGTTCCTCGGCGCCGGGGCGGTGGTAGTCGGCGCCACGGCGTGGGCGGGGAAGAACAGGGTGGTGCGCCTGACCCCGTACCTCTACGGCGCCAGCCTGGCGCTGCTGGTGCTCACCTACTTCATGGGCACGGAGGTGAACGGCGCCAAGTCGTGGCTGTACCTGGGCCCGCTACCCGGCTTCCAGCCGTCGGAGCTGGCCAAGCTCGCCCTGATCCTCACGCTGGCGGTGACCCTCCACGAACGACCGATCAGGCGCCTGGTCGACTACCTGCGGGTCGCGCTCGTGGCCTTGCCCCCCATCGGGTTGGTGCTGGTCGAGCCCGACCTCGGGAGCGCGCTGGTGCTCGTGGCCATCACGGCAGGGGTAGTGCTCGTGCGCGGGGTCCCGTGGCGCCACCTCGTCCTGATCGTGCTGCTCGTGGGGGTGGCAGTGCCCACGGTGGTGCTACCCAACCTCAAGCCTCACCAGGTCGAGCGCCTCGTGTCGTTCGTCGACCCGTACCGCGACCCGCAAGGCACCGGCTACCAGGTCATCCAGTCGACCATCGCCGTCGGCTCCGGCGGGCTGCTCGGCAAGGGGTACAAGGCGGGCACGCAGTCGCAGCTCGGCTTCATCCCGTTCAGGCAGACCGACTTCATCTTCCCGGTGCTGGCGGAGGAGGGAGGCTTCGTGGCTTCGGTGGCCCTGCTGCTCCTCTACGGTCTCCTGTTCTGGCGCATGCTCGCCATGGCGGCGGAGTGTCCGTTCGAGCGCGACCAGCTCCTCATCACCGGCGTGGTCGTGCTCGTGGGTTTCCAGGTGCTCGTCAACATCGGCGTCACGTTGGGCGTCGCGCCGGTGACCGGCATCACGTTGCCGCTCGTCTCCTACGGTGGCACGAGCCTGGTCAGCACCCTGACGGCCCTCGCCCTAACGTGGGTGGTGTACCGGGACCGTTACGCGGAGTGGTGA
- a CDS encoding DUF59 domain-containing protein, giving the protein METDKRVTTPGAAEEGGSPELRQQVLDALKVVHDPEIPINIVDLGLVYDLDIDGAGNVSIEMTLTSMGCPVQDLIQADAEMAAMKVDGVNSVSVEFVWSPPWSTAKMTDDGKKQMRMFGFNV; this is encoded by the coding sequence ATGGAGACCGACAAGCGAGTGACCACACCCGGCGCGGCGGAAGAGGGTGGCAGCCCCGAGTTGCGGCAGCAGGTCCTGGACGCCCTCAAGGTCGTGCACGATCCCGAGATCCCCATCAACATCGTCGACCTGGGCCTCGTCTACGATCTAGACATCGACGGGGCCGGCAACGTCAGCATCGAGATGACGTTGACGAGCATGGGGTGTCCCGTGCAAGACCTCATCCAGGCCGACGCCGAGATGGCCGCCATGAAGGTCGACGGCGTCAACTCGGTCAGCGTCGAGTTCGTGTGGTCGCCGCCGTGGAGCACGGCCAAGATGACCGACGACGGCAAGAAGCAGATGCGCATGTTCGGCTTCAACGTCTGA
- a CDS encoding 23S rRNA (pseudouridine(1915)-N(3))-methyltransferase RlmH yields the protein MRYRVVAVGKLKEAFYRDGCRHFLARLSHLAACEVVEVKDASARSAVESRELEGRALLAQVHGRGVVLDERGSAFTTAALADHLSRLEGRGVSMLTLLIGGAEGHGEALRGAVDEAWSLSPLTLPHDLARLVLLEQLYRAETVRAGHPYHRD from the coding sequence GTGCGTTACAGGGTCGTCGCCGTCGGGAAGCTGAAGGAGGCCTTCTACCGAGACGGCTGCCGGCACTTCCTGGCACGTCTCTCCCACCTCGCCGCCTGCGAGGTCGTGGAGGTGAAGGACGCCAGCGCGCGCAGCGCCGTCGAGTCGCGCGAGCTGGAGGGCAGGGCTCTCCTGGCGCAGGTGCATGGGCGCGGCGTCGTACTCGACGAGCGCGGGAGCGCCTTCACCACCGCCGCGCTGGCCGACCACCTGAGTCGCCTGGAGGGCCGCGGCGTGAGCATGCTCACCCTGCTGATCGGAGGCGCGGAGGGCCACGGCGAGGCGCTGCGCGGCGCCGTGGACGAGGCGTGGAGCCTCTCGCCCCTGACGCTGCCCCACGACCTGGCGAGGCTCGTGCTACTGGAACAGCTCTACCGGGCGGAGACCGTGCGCGCCGGCCACCCGTACCACCGAGATTGA
- a CDS encoding FAD-dependent thymidylate synthase, producing the protein MARISVPAADALLDVEVPVLDHGFVRLVDYLGGDARIVQAARVSYGEGTRTVREDGALIDYLLRNRHTSPFEQVILTFHVKMPIFVARQWVRHRTARLNEISGRYSVMKDEFYVPRPAEVRLQDKRNKQGGDARDVPADLRDRVVAVLSEGQRRTYGEYEGLLEDDIARELARVNLPLSLYTEMYWQIDLNNLFHFLRLRLDWHAQYEIRVYGDVMARAARAVAPLAYAAFEEHELAGRAFSRSELEIVRAAIDPDRLAAALAASGLRPSRQAELRGKLAVLTEEGPGGAVAEPIDPASPARTGDG; encoded by the coding sequence ATGGCTCGGATCTCGGTGCCCGCAGCGGACGCGCTCCTCGACGTCGAGGTCCCCGTCCTCGACCACGGCTTCGTGAGGCTGGTCGACTACCTGGGCGGCGACGCCCGCATCGTCCAGGCCGCCCGCGTGTCTTACGGCGAGGGCACCAGGACCGTGCGCGAGGACGGCGCCCTGATCGACTACCTGCTGCGCAACCGCCACACCAGCCCGTTCGAGCAGGTGATACTCACCTTCCACGTCAAGATGCCCATATTCGTGGCCCGGCAGTGGGTGCGCCACCGCACGGCCCGCCTGAACGAGATCAGCGGCCGCTACTCGGTGATGAAGGACGAGTTCTACGTCCCGCGCCCGGCCGAGGTCAGGCTCCAGGACAAGCGCAACAAGCAGGGCGGCGACGCGCGGGACGTGCCCGCCGACCTAAGAGACCGCGTCGTCGCCGTCCTGAGCGAGGGGCAGCGGCGGACGTACGGGGAGTACGAGGGCCTGCTCGAGGACGACATCGCGCGCGAGCTGGCGCGCGTCAACCTCCCCTTGAGCCTCTACACGGAGATGTACTGGCAGATAGACCTCAACAACCTGTTCCACTTCCTGCGGCTGCGGCTCGATTGGCACGCCCAGTACGAGATCCGCGTCTACGGCGACGTCATGGCGCGCGCCGCGCGCGCCGTGGCGCCCCTCGCCTACGCCGCCTTCGAGGAGCACGAGCTGGCCGGCCGAGCGTTCTCCCGCTCCGAACTCGAGATCGTGCGGGCCGCCATCGACCCGGACCGGCTCGCCGCCGCCCTCGCCGCGAGCGGCCTGAGGCCCTCGCGCCAGGCGGAGCTCCGCGGCAAGCTGGCCGTGCTCACGGAGGAGGGCCCGGGCGGGGCGGTCGCGGAGCCCATCGACCCCGCCTCTCCTGCCCGCACCGGCGACGGCTGA
- a CDS encoding S-layer homology domain-containing protein, with protein sequence MKKLLITLLAAAFASGAFAQSTFPDIPANHWAGDAVDRIADLGIVIGFPDGTFRGNEAFTRYQAALVVSRLLDVINDNVNSALALTQADVDSLRNAVQELASDVAAQGVRLSAAESAIAGLSDDVTANTARIDDLEAAVAAGTGNVDPAVLRDLQNQIASQRVALDTAQAQAEAAAARADAAYSLANQANTLGRQNADDIAAINRVLQLLQADVAGLKSSAGAAPAAPTVDLAPLQSAIERNRSDIANIREFVILLRSSQVALRDRVSALEASDAAQNAAIADLQGRVTALEENPLGISGSISVKYFVGRVIGDAFDVDRAYGLNADRSMGASVFSSGATELDGDKKGSKGYQTGVGEVAQDRADIQHKPGNATATLSLTFATTFGFDGQGSPNKLNSFSGVLSIAMDDLSITAPLPAGGQALPWFEVRKFMTTFEPIGATPLTFSFGTNVETSFTPYVVGTDDPGFVATIGAPDFLAFLDPGITAVYVSRNDSTDPNFNQEWYGNYLRGLRVTVSPLDGLTLGGSFAQYAERAGDKDDYLADNAQLTVWGVDGSLALSIFDLGFEWANGSGGATAESVLYATLDVDTSGLPILSSLGANYRNISDQWTANGYDLGADASAFPFAEDQNGFGVNAGLSLFIVDLDAYFDSYGVASGDSVMAFGVDATANLFAGFSLGGWYHQASVNGTTVDDVKTGVDAAEAVVVANMDRDNNWNTGFGVTLKHDGKADNALIKGLNIAAGYSQVEADFSKTTLYVDADYALNVSIVSLTPYVGYKMVNDADAGTDDTTTLKVGAGLSTTPLDVYTKPSLLGAVNYRTTSHSDAAVYTASELQWSVGLVLNEFIFDHSKLTAKYASWTGTNVSNSTVREPLDTATNISAGDANGTGTQSVTGYELIWNYYDLEFAYGVYTNDNNGVGASAQAFQIKYTVTF encoded by the coding sequence ATGAAGAAGCTACTCATCACGCTCCTGGCGGCGGCCTTCGCCAGCGGAGCCTTCGCTCAGTCGACGTTCCCGGACATCCCGGCGAACCACTGGGCCGGCGACGCTGTCGACCGCATCGCCGACCTCGGCATCGTCATCGGCTTCCCCGACGGCACCTTCCGCGGCAACGAAGCCTTCACTCGTTACCAGGCCGCCCTCGTGGTCAGCCGCTTGCTCGACGTTATCAACGACAACGTCAACTCGGCCCTAGCGCTCACGCAGGCCGACGTCGACTCGCTGCGTAACGCCGTGCAGGAACTCGCTTCCGACGTGGCCGCCCAGGGCGTGCGGCTGTCCGCCGCCGAGAGCGCCATCGCCGGCCTCTCCGACGACGTGACCGCCAACACCGCTCGCATCGACGACCTCGAAGCCGCCGTCGCGGCCGGAACGGGCAACGTCGACCCGGCGGTCCTCCGCGATCTGCAGAACCAGATCGCCTCGCAGCGTGTCGCCCTCGACACGGCCCAGGCCCAGGCCGAAGCCGCTGCCGCGCGCGCCGACGCCGCCTACAGCCTGGCCAACCAGGCCAACACCCTCGGCCGCCAGAACGCCGACGACATCGCCGCCATCAACCGCGTCCTTCAGCTTCTCCAGGCTGACGTCGCCGGTCTGAAGAGCAGCGCCGGCGCAGCTCCCGCGGCCCCCACCGTCGACCTCGCGCCCCTCCAGTCGGCCATCGAGCGCAACCGCTCCGATATCGCCAACATCCGCGAGTTCGTCATCCTCCTCCGCAGCAGCCAGGTCGCCCTCCGCGACCGCGTCTCCGCGCTGGAGGCCTCCGACGCCGCCCAGAACGCCGCCATCGCCGACCTCCAGGGTCGCGTCACGGCGCTCGAAGAGAACCCGCTCGGGATCTCGGGCAGCATCTCGGTCAAGTACTTCGTCGGCCGCGTCATCGGTGACGCCTTCGACGTCGACCGCGCCTACGGCCTCAACGCCGACCGCAGCATGGGAGCCTCCGTGTTCTCCTCCGGCGCCACCGAACTCGATGGCGACAAGAAGGGCAGCAAGGGCTACCAGACTGGCGTCGGCGAAGTGGCGCAGGACCGCGCCGACATCCAGCACAAGCCGGGCAACGCCACGGCCACGCTGAGCCTCACCTTCGCGACCACCTTCGGCTTCGACGGTCAGGGCAGCCCCAACAAGCTCAACAGCTTCAGTGGCGTGCTCAGCATCGCGATGGACGACCTGTCGATCACCGCGCCGCTGCCCGCCGGTGGCCAGGCGCTCCCCTGGTTCGAGGTCCGCAAGTTCATGACGACCTTCGAGCCCATCGGCGCCACGCCGCTCACCTTCTCGTTCGGCACGAACGTCGAGACGAGCTTCACGCCGTACGTCGTCGGCACCGATGATCCTGGCTTCGTGGCCACGATCGGCGCCCCCGACTTCCTGGCGTTCCTCGACCCGGGCATCACCGCCGTGTACGTCAGCCGTAACGACAGCACCGACCCGAACTTCAACCAGGAGTGGTACGGCAACTACCTGCGCGGCCTCCGCGTCACGGTCAGCCCGCTCGACGGCCTGACCCTGGGCGGCAGCTTCGCGCAGTACGCCGAGCGCGCCGGCGACAAGGACGACTACCTCGCCGACAACGCCCAGCTCACGGTCTGGGGCGTCGACGGTAGCCTCGCCCTCAGCATCTTCGACCTCGGGTTCGAGTGGGCCAACGGCTCCGGTGGCGCGACCGCCGAGTCCGTGCTCTACGCCACGCTCGACGTCGACACCTCCGGCCTGCCGATCCTCTCGAGCCTCGGCGCCAACTACCGCAACATCAGCGACCAGTGGACGGCCAACGGCTACGACCTCGGTGCCGACGCCAGCGCCTTCCCCTTCGCTGAGGACCAGAACGGCTTCGGCGTGAACGCCGGCCTCAGCCTGTTCATCGTCGACCTCGACGCGTACTTCGACTCGTACGGCGTCGCCAGCGGCGACAGCGTCATGGCCTTCGGCGTCGACGCCACCGCCAACCTGTTCGCGGGCTTCAGCCTCGGCGGCTGGTACCACCAGGCCTCCGTCAACGGCACCACGGTCGACGACGTCAAGACCGGCGTCGACGCGGCCGAAGCCGTCGTCGTGGCCAACATGGACCGCGACAACAACTGGAACACCGGCTTCGGCGTCACGCTCAAGCATGACGGCAAGGCCGACAACGCCCTCATCAAGGGCCTGAACATCGCGGCCGGCTACTCGCAGGTCGAGGCCGACTTCAGCAAGACCACGCTGTACGTCGACGCGGACTACGCGCTCAACGTCTCCATCGTCTCGCTGACCCCGTACGTGGGCTACAAGATGGTGAACGACGCCGACGCCGGCACCGACGACACGACCACCCTCAAGGTGGGCGCTGGCCTGTCGACCACGCCGCTCGACGTCTACACCAAGCCGAGCCTCCTCGGTGCGGTCAACTACCGCACGACCAGCCACTCCGATGCCGCCGTGTACACGGCGAGCGAACTGCAGTGGAGCGTTGGGCTCGTCCTGAACGAGTTCATCTTCGACCACAGCAAGCTCACCGCCAAGTACGCCAGCTGGACGGGCACCAACGTCTCCAACTCGACCGTGCGCGAGCCGCTCGACACGGCGACCAACATCTCCGCTGGTGACGCCAACGGCACCGGCACGCAGTCCGTCACGGGCTACGAGCTGATCTGGAACTACTACGACCTCGAGTTCGCCTACGGCGTCTACACCAACGACAACAACGGTGTCGGCGCTTCGGCTCAGGCCTTCCAGATCAAGTACACCGTCACCTTCTAA
- a CDS encoding diacylglycerol kinase family lipid kinase: MLHLVFNPVAGKGRARRALTQALAFLDGRAVPYMLHSTERPGHATELAAATPPGATVVALGGDGTVHEVAKGLLQRGAPNDPTRGRALAVLPLGSGDDFAFGLGIARHDLAGALERLVGGARRRVDVGFVNGEPFINGVGTGFDAEVAARVRRSPRFLPGLAGYLYSVVTALAVLDCPTAEVWVDGRRVHVGPALLIGAQNGPRAGGSFLFAPEARNDDGQLDVLIARRLSRLGTLRVLPKVMRGSHLTDPAVALHRGRDVRIAWRSGRPGHADGEALAPACEYVISVAAGAMPVVG, translated from the coding sequence GTGTTGCATCTCGTCTTCAACCCCGTGGCGGGCAAGGGCCGGGCGCGGCGTGCCCTCACGCAGGCGCTGGCGTTCCTCGACGGCCGCGCCGTGCCCTACATGCTCCACTCCACCGAGCGGCCGGGTCACGCGACCGAGTTGGCCGCCGCCACGCCGCCGGGCGCGACCGTGGTGGCGCTCGGCGGTGACGGGACGGTTCACGAGGTAGCGAAGGGCCTCCTGCAGCGGGGAGCGCCCAACGACCCTACGCGGGGCCGCGCCCTCGCCGTCTTGCCGCTGGGGTCGGGCGACGACTTCGCCTTCGGGCTGGGCATCGCCCGGCACGACCTGGCCGGGGCGCTGGAGCGCCTGGTCGGCGGGGCGCGCCGGCGCGTCGACGTCGGTTTCGTCAACGGCGAGCCGTTCATCAACGGCGTCGGCACGGGCTTCGACGCCGAGGTGGCCGCTCGCGTCCGGCGGTCGCCCAGGTTCCTGCCGGGCCTGGCCGGTTACCTCTACTCTGTCGTCACTGCGCTGGCGGTCCTGGATTGCCCGACCGCCGAGGTCTGGGTGGACGGGCGCCGGGTGCACGTTGGGCCCGCCCTGTTGATCGGGGCGCAGAACGGGCCGCGCGCCGGCGGGAGCTTCCTCTTCGCGCCAGAGGCCCGCAACGACGACGGGCAGCTCGACGTCCTGATCGCCCGGCGCCTGTCGCGCCTCGGCACCCTGCGGGTGTTGCCGAAGGTGATGCGGGGCAGTCACCTGACCGATCCCGCGGTGGCGCTCCACCGGGGCAGGGACGTGCGGATTGCGTGGCGGAGCGGCAGGCCGGGTCATGCCGACGGCGAGGCGTTGGCTCCCGCCTGCGAGTACGTCATCAGCGTCGCGGCCGGCGCGATGCCCGTCGTCGGCTGA
- a CDS encoding glucose-1-phosphate thymidylyltransferase, which yields MLAMAQLFDVTRLPAELANLLDVELPWEALARLDAYCAAGRDGRAGSVHPTAIVEGPLVIEPGAEVGPFAYLTGPVVMFAGAKVGHGAYLRGPVVLGPDAHVGHATEVKRSVFLAGAKAPHFNYVGDSVLGSGVNLGAGVKLANFKTFGDEVKVGGRGTGLRKLGAILGDGVSIGCNAVTAPGTVIGARTIVYHGATVRGIVPPDSVVKLRPDLETTQRR from the coding sequence ATGCTCGCGATGGCGCAACTCTTCGACGTGACCCGACTACCGGCCGAGCTCGCGAACCTGCTCGACGTCGAGCTGCCGTGGGAGGCGCTGGCGCGCCTCGACGCCTACTGCGCCGCCGGGCGTGACGGCAGGGCGGGCAGCGTGCACCCCACCGCCATCGTGGAGGGCCCGCTCGTGATCGAGCCGGGGGCGGAGGTCGGCCCGTTCGCCTACCTCACCGGGCCCGTTGTGATGTTCGCCGGCGCCAAGGTCGGTCACGGCGCCTACCTGCGGGGCCCGGTGGTGTTGGGGCCCGACGCGCACGTCGGCCACGCCACGGAGGTCAAGCGCTCCGTCTTCCTGGCCGGCGCCAAGGCGCCGCACTTCAACTACGTGGGTGACAGCGTGCTTGGCAGCGGCGTCAACCTCGGCGCCGGCGTCAAGCTCGCCAACTTCAAGACCTTCGGCGACGAGGTCAAGGTGGGCGGACGCGGCACCGGGCTGCGCAAGCTCGGCGCCATCCTCGGTGACGGCGTGAGCATCGGCTGCAACGCCGTCACGGCGCCCGGGACCGTGATAGGCGCGCGCACGATCGTGTACCACGGCGCCACCGTCCGCGGGATCGTCCCGCCCGACAGCGTCGTGAAGCTCAGGCCCGACCTGGAGACGACCCAGCGCCGATGA